In Bacillota bacterium, the sequence GCCAGATCTGGTTGCACATCTCGGCAACCTCAGTGTAGTGCGCGGGACGACCAATTCGGCGCAGAGCTATGTAAACCTTCTGGGCTTTGGTCAGCGATTTCCTGCGCCACCCAGCCACGGCATCAGCGAGTGTGCGGGCGTCTGAATCGCTCAGATGAAGCCCAAGCGACACCAGGCGGCGCAGGATTGCCGACGAGTCAATCTCTTCGGGAAACCAATCTCGGTCCCGGAGCCGAGCGACACTCTCCGGCGTGGCAGCCAGCAGCACACACCCCGCGTCCGGGAGTGGTGCAAAAGGAACACCCACACACCTGGCCAGGAACGTCCTGATGGCACCTTCTGGTGACGTTGTCGGGACCACCAGTGCACCCCTGTGGGCCATAAGATCGCACAGGAAAGCCAACCACGCTGACCGTAGGGCCCGGTGATGAGGCCGACGTAATCCTGCCACGGTTTTCCAGAACTGCTTTTCTATCTGGCGGATGCGCTCGCGTGTGACGCGTAGACTCTGGGCCAGACACTCGAGCGTCACCTTCTCACCCGACAACCCCTCTCGGCTTCGGACGACATATGCAACGCGCTCCCCGAAGGCACCGAGCATTGCTTCCAAGAAGGTAGACGCTAGCTGCCGCAAGGGCATCGTCCAAATCCGTGCATCGCCGAATTCGGCGAGCACCTCCCGAGCCACGGTCAACGAAGACCTCGATGCCCAGGACAATACACGGGCGAGCGGAAAGACGAAGCCACGCTCCATAGGCGAGGACGCGATAAGCCCCAGGCCTTGGCCCCAATCCCTCAGCCCCCGAGGCACCTCGCGCCAAGCCCCCTGCTGTCGCAAGACACTTAACGCGCACGCCGCTTGCCGTTCGGGCAGCCAGAAGCACTCCACCTCAGCCAGCCTGAAGTTGAGAAACACGAGTCGCCGAAACAGCGTCTGGTCGGCGACGTAGCCATAGGGTGTTCTCCCGCAAGGTTCTACGGGGACAAACCTCGGGTCCGCAGATAAGGCCTGCCACAGGCCGGAGGGGTCAATGGCGGAATCCACACTCTGTCCTGCGGCCTCAGGGGTGACCATCCAGGGCCACGACGAGAGAACGCGCAACTCCCCGGCAAGTGTGTCCTCAAACCGCTCCATCGAGAGGCTCCTTGGCTCTCAAGCGCTCCGCCGCCCGACGGGCTGCGCTCGCACACGGCCCCCATTTAAGTGCTGGGGGTATCAAGGTCGCGTCGGGAAGGTATCGGCGGAAAGTGACCGCCCGCTCTAGCCATTTGCGGTTCACACCCAGATCGCGCGTAAGGTGAGCGTAAACGCCGTCCAGCTCGAGGCGCAGGCGCTCCAAGTCTTTCTTCAGTTGAAAGATCGCTTCACCCACGTCCCACATCTGCCGGGCGAGGACAGGCTGACGGCTACTCCTCGCTGCCCGTATCCCTTCCACAAGGCGACGCGTGTTTAGGACGAATCGCCAGTACAGCTCGGCGGCTTGGTCCAGCACCACTTCGGGGTCACCGTCTAAGGTTCCTATGCCGTCCATTGTCATAAACGCAACGGGCCTGGTGTCCCTCCACTCGAATGACACAAAAACGCTCTGCCCCAACCCTTACTTCCTCCCCCAAGCGTTCATCAGGCGATCTACAAAGAGGAGATCCGGGGGATCGACCCCGCTTCCCAGAAACCTCTGAACCGCAGTGGCAATCGCAAACAGGCTATGGGTGATTCTGGCAACGGGGTTAGATCGCACCTTAGCGTACGACGGGTGCCCTGTGTTGATGATCACGCTGTTCCCCTCGACCCAGCCCAGCTCAATACGCTCTGGGGCCTCAACGAAGCCAACCTTCGGCCCGGCCCTGGCCACCCTGCTAATTGGTTTGGCCCTTTCAGCCCCTTGGTTACTTGGCACCAAGGGTTGCCCGGGCTCGCTCCCTAGGTCTTGCGGCCCCTCAGCCGTGCCGCCTCCATCGCCCTCCACGCGGAACGTGGTTTGCACCCCTTCCTGGTCGCGCGCACATGCTATCTCGCCTCCGGCTTGGAGGACCGGTCTCTTGCTGCGGAATCCAAGGAACTCCTGCAACTCGGGCACCTCTTCCAGCACTTTGGCCAGCTCGCGCTGCAGTCTCCTGGCCTCCTCAGCATCGATCAGTTCAGGCGGCCGGATGCCAATTTCCCTCAGCCACCCCTTGAATGCGTCCCTTACGGGTCCGTACACTAGCTCGAATCGGCGTGGATTGCTCTTCCGGTTGAAATCAGTCTTGCTGGTGGTCAGGAAGTGTATGAGCTCCGGAATCTCCACCAACCCGAAAATCCGGGGGCCCAGGTCCCCGGGAAGCTGGTTGAAGAGCTCGGCCTTGACCACCTTGCCGTGGGTGCAGATGAAGACGCCGCACATATCCGGGTCAACCGGGTAATCAGAGGCTGCCAAACCGAACATACCGTATCCGTACGCCTTGCCGCCCGTCTCGAGTAAGAATCTCTTAACATGGCTAAGCTCAAGGTCCACAGCAAGGTCCGTCGGCTCAACGGTCCTTCCATCGACGCAAAAGCGGAGTTCCGCTGAATACTTGCCCAGCAGATCGTAGAGACGAAGGAAGTCGCTGTCGTGCAACGGGAGATAGTGGCGGCGGACCAGTCTCACGAGGTCGTCTCTTCCACCGTACGGGATAGAGTCATCACCTCGGAAGTGAACTTCGACCCGCGTCCCCTGGCCCACCAGGCGGGTAGGCTCGACCTCCTCCCAAACCAGGCGCCCGCCGGCTGCGAAGTGCCAGTCCGATGCTCCGGAGAACGAGGAGCTTCTGGTCTCCGTTATGACCCGGTCTGCCACGTTGAAGCTGATCTTCGCGCCCAGGCCAGCAAAACCAATCCCGCTACCCCGATCCTTAAGCCCTGCGGCGAAATCATGATACCTGTCGAACTGCTCAGCCGTCATCCCCGCGCCGTCGTCCGCCACCACCAGCACACGGGTGGTGGGGTCAAAATCCACCGAGATGGTCGTGGCTCCCGCATCCAGGGAGTTGGCGATGAGTTCCACTACTACCACTTCTGCAACGTCGTAGGGGTACATCTCCGCCAGATCCTGGATGAGACGCTTATAATTGACCCCGCTTTCTCGTAGTGGCAAAACGGTCACCGCCCTCTTGTCCGATCGGCGTCGATCCTCTCAATGTCTAATCGTGGCGTCAGCTGAGCCTGTACACACCACCCCACACAAAACTATGGCCGAACCCGCGGATCCCGGATGTCCAACCTCCATGCGCCGGAATCCCTGCGTTCAAGGGCAACACGAAGATCGTTTGCCAGCTCATGCCAGGGGGAATCCGGTGGCGCTCCGATCACCAGCGTCTGTCGGTAATCAGGGCTACATAGGAAAACTCGGCCTTCCCTTTTACGAACATGGATTGTAGAACATGGGAACGGATCAGCCCGTATCCTGAACTCCGGGATCTGCGGCACCGAGCGCGGTTTCTGCATCGAACGGACCAAGTTCTGCAGCCATAGCATCGCGTCCGGTGAAGCTCTTCCCTGCACCGAGTCGACGAAATCCTGGCTGCCCATGTATTCAGCGATTCTGGACAGGGATAACCGCGCCACTTCCTCGGGGATGTACGCTGATAATTCTACTGCCGCAGTCCGCGAGCGTATACCACACATGAAGACCTTGGCTGCGATTTCAGTGGGCACCCCGATCTCAACCATCAGCGCGACGCGGTCGCACACTTCGGCTTCGCTCGAGCCCTCAGCAGCCAGATAGCGAGCTGCAGCGTTCATCACCCACGGAACCCTGTAGCCATAGTGATCTCTGCATATCTCGAGGGCGCGATTATTGAGAGGGAGGATCTCTCGCAGCGGTCTACCGGATAACCACAGCTGTCGAATGCTGCGCAGGATCTCCTCTCCGGGCGTCGCGCTGAACTCGTCGCCGGGAAACGAGCGGATTATTCCCTCAACAAAGGATACGAACCGGTCGAGATCATTGAGTTCGCCGCTGGAACTAACCAGCTCTGTCAGGGCCCGCTTCAAATCAGGAACCGCTTGATCCAGCGCCACCGCCGCACTGAGCGGAAGGCCGGAGGCAACAATCAATGGCCACTTCTTTCGATCCCCAGCGAACTTCGCGACTGCGCGAGCGCGATGCTTCAGAAACGACACCACGTCTTCTGGCTCGAGCGGGGAGTCCGATCGCCTCGCACAAACGGCAGCCAAGGAATTACGAAACACGTCGTCGATCCACACAAAGGGATCTGAGCCGTGGATTTCCTCCAGTTCGCAATGAAGAGCAAGAAGTACGTCATCAAGGAGATCGCAGTACTCTCGAGCCTTAACGGCGTCGTGCCCAAGCGGGCCGAAATCGTTCTCGGCCACCATGCCCAGCAGCAATTCGAAATCAACGCCAGCTCGCACTGCCAAATCGTGGAGCTCGAGAAACATCGCAAGAATGCCACTCATCACTGGCTCAGAGTTCGCCCGGTCGAAATAGCGTTTGGCCATCTCCAAGTCCCGCTTAACCCGCTTCTGATCTCTGGTGAGGTCGATTGTAACCAAGATCCTACCCTCAGCGTCCACGAAGGCCCGTCCCGCTCGCCCGGCGACATTCCAGAAGTCACGGACGCGAAGGGGCGTACCCTCTATCCACGGATTAGCCACGATCACAGTAGACACGCCGATATTCACACCTTGAGCAAGAGTGGTGGTCGCCACGATTACGCGCGGAGCGCGGGCACGCATTAGATGCTCCATGGCAGCACGAACTTGGTCCGGGAGCTTGCCACTGTGACAGAGAATACCATACCGGGCAGCAGTTAACTCTACAGGTTCACGCGGGTAGCATTCCCGGCAGGAGGCGACAAAGAGTTCCCACTCTGATTGCGGCCAACTGTGCTCCGAGGGAGCGTCACCGAGGGCTGTCACCAGGGCTTTTGCATAACGTCCTATCGACCTGGCGCTTCCAGTAAAGATAAGAACAGTCCCCGCCTCACTCAAGCGGATCGCTGCGGCTGCGACTGCCTCAGTCTTGTCTCGTGGAAACGGCCTCGGCATTCTCCCTTGCCTCACCGGTCGGGCAACAATGAAGTTGGGATTGAACGACTGGGTCTGCCCTAACCACTGAAGGCGCACGACCTGACCGGTCCACTGCAGGTAACCAACACGCTGATCGGACGGGCGCCAGCCGGACCTTGCGACGGCGTCGGCTTGCCCGCCGATCCAGACTGCCATCTCTTCGACGTTTGGAAGAACTGCTGAAAGCAGTAAGATCCTAGCGCCGGTCTTCTTGCACATGGCCCGAAGCTGTTCGAGAAAGATCTCGTTCCGCACGAGCCGGCGCTCAAGTCGAGGCGACTCTCCATAGACGCGCCCACCTCGGGGCTGGTCGGGGCTGGCCCCAAGTAGGTGCCCTTCGTCTACAACTGCCAGTCTTATAGAGCTCCAGAGGTCCGAGACCGCACGGAGAAGGGCCTTTGTCTTCTCGGGGGTAGCCACGATGACGTGCGCCTCATCTGCCAGAGCCCTGTCGATATTGCTTGCCCTGCCGCCACCATAAAGGTGCGACACCGTGTACCCTAGTGCCCCAATGGTGGCAGTCAGGGAACGCTCCACCTCAAACGCCAGTGACCGGAAGGGAGCCACGTATAGAACCTTCCCTGCGGGGTTGCTTACAAGGCACTGTAGTATTGCGGTTTCGGCTACCCGGGTCTTACCAGCGCTGGTGGGCAGACTCACCACAGCACCGGGGGTCTCCAGGTCAAGAACTCGAGGTAGTGCTTCCCGTTGAGACCTCCACAACTCGCTTCCAGGAATCCGCTGATACGCCAGAATCCGAACGTAATCCCGGAGCTGCGCAGAAGCACGACCTGCGAAGTAGGAGGGAAGAACGGTCCAGGGCGAAGCTGTGTGGAGGTCAGATAGCGCCAGGCGCAGTAGCCTGGCGACCCACCACCACATCGGACTGAACCCAGCCGTAGCCAAGCCCATTGCGTCTTCCAGAACTTCTTCGGCATGCCGAATCCATAGACTATCGCCCGAGTAAATGAACTCCAGCGCGAGACTCAGAGCACGTCCAACAAGAACCGTCATAACCCGGCCATCGGCCCCCAGGCCCGATGTGTCTTCTTCCGTGCGTTCAGCATCGTTGGCCACGACGCGGTCACTGTAATCCTCTCCGAGCAGCACTTCGTTGATCTCCTGCAACAGCTCCCCGTACCGCTTCCCCAGGAATCGGGCGATAAGACGTGCCACCGCAGCACCAGGCTCCAACGACCGCATTACCACGAAGGCCCGTGAATAGTGGCCTGCCGCATAGAAGGCCATAGCGCTAATTAGAAGGTGGACCGTACAACCTGGAGCCCGATTCTCCTTCGGGGCGTTAACCTGCTCCAGGAGCACTGCACCGTGTAACAGCGGACCTGCGGCTTCGGATCTCAATCCATTCTCCGCAAGAGCACACCCTGCGTTGAGGTACGAGTATGCGGCCATCGTTGCCTGGTCGTCCAAGTCGGCTAGGAATCGCGGAAAGTTCGCGGGATCCTCTCCCACCGTGAACAGTAGATACCTCGCATCTGCCTGTGCCTCTATGTTTCGGACATGGGGCATCCTTCGCAGGCGTGTGACTAGTTCAAGCGCCTTCGGTGGGCTCATCCCTGCCACATTGACCCACCTCCGTCCAACACTCCCGACAAAACCCGACCGGATCACGCAGTCCCATTGAAATCACCAACAACCTGCGGATTTCCGACGAAGCGTGGGTGCGAACCATTTCGGCGGATCGCTCATCGCTCATCAGGAGGCCAACGTAGTCAAGACGTACCGCGTCATTCAGACACAGCGTGTAGCATTCGTTGACACGATCGGCCAATTCTGTCTTGCCCTCCTGGTACAGCATTTGAGCGACAAAACCCAACGAGACCGGCACAACGTTGCGACAACTACGCCCCAGGTCTTCCAGGATCCCGTCCACAGCCTCCTTGCTGGCAGACCCGCGGAACTTGGCCTCACCTACCACTATGCGAACCGGCTGCGAATCGAGGTCAAACGCCAGGACATCATTACCCTTCATGGGCTCGTCGATGTTGGGATTGTGGCGCAGACGATAGACTGGGAGTTTCACCTCCCCGGAGTCGCAAATGTATTCTGCAAGAATAATCTCGGCTAGGTTTCCCTTCCGGGTGACATCCTTCGAGGGGTAAGGCGTGAGCTTTGAAGCTCGCTCAGGGAAACCCTG encodes:
- a CDS encoding ATP-binding protein; protein product: MTVLPLRESGVNYKRLIQDLAEMYPYDVAEVVVVELIANSLDAGATTISVDFDPTTRVLVVADDGAGMTAEQFDRYHDFAAGLKDRGSGIGFAGLGAKISFNVADRVITETRSSSFSGASDWHFAAGGRLVWEEVEPTRLVGQGTRVEVHFRGDDSIPYGGRDDLVRLVRRHYLPLHDSDFLRLYDLLGKYSAELRFCVDGRTVEPTDLAVDLELSHVKRFLLETGGKAYGYGMFGLAASDYPVDPDMCGVFICTHGKVVKAELFNQLPGDLGPRIFGLVEIPELIHFLTTSKTDFNRKSNPRRFELVYGPVRDAFKGWLREIGIRPPELIDAEEARRLQRELAKVLEEVPELQEFLGFRSKRPVLQAGGEIACARDQEGVQTTFRVEGDGGGTAEGPQDLGSEPGQPLVPSNQGAERAKPISRVARAGPKVGFVEAPERIELGWVEGNSVIINTGHPSYAKVRSNPVARITHSLFAIATAVQRFLGSGVDPPDLLFVDRLMNAWGRK
- a CDS encoding DEAD/DEAH box helicase; this translates as MSPPKALELVTRLRRMPHVRNIEAQADARYLLFTVGEDPANFPRFLADLDDQATMAAYSYLNAGCALAENGLRSEAAGPLLHGAVLLEQVNAPKENRAPGCTVHLLISAMAFYAAGHYSRAFVVMRSLEPGAAVARLIARFLGKRYGELLQEINEVLLGEDYSDRVVANDAERTEEDTSGLGADGRVMTVLVGRALSLALEFIYSGDSLWIRHAEEVLEDAMGLATAGFSPMWWWVARLLRLALSDLHTASPWTVLPSYFAGRASAQLRDYVRILAYQRIPGSELWRSQREALPRVLDLETPGAVVSLPTSAGKTRVAETAILQCLVSNPAGKVLYVAPFRSLAFEVERSLTATIGALGYTVSHLYGGGRASNIDRALADEAHVIVATPEKTKALLRAVSDLWSSIRLAVVDEGHLLGASPDQPRGGRVYGESPRLERRLVRNEIFLEQLRAMCKKTGARILLLSAVLPNVEEMAVWIGGQADAVARSGWRPSDQRVGYLQWTGQVVRLQWLGQTQSFNPNFIVARPVRQGRMPRPFPRDKTEAVAAAAIRLSEAGTVLIFTGSARSIGRYAKALVTALGDAPSEHSWPQSEWELFVASCRECYPREPVELTAARYGILCHSGKLPDQVRAAMEHLMRARAPRVIVATTTLAQGVNIGVSTVIVANPWIEGTPLRVRDFWNVAGRAGRAFVDAEGRILVTIDLTRDQKRVKRDLEMAKRYFDRANSEPVMSGILAMFLELHDLAVRAGVDFELLLGMVAENDFGPLGHDAVKAREYCDLLDDVLLALHCELEEIHGSDPFVWIDDVFRNSLAAVCARRSDSPLEPEDVVSFLKHRARAVAKFAGDRKKWPLIVASGLPLSAAVALDQAVPDLKRALTELVSSSGELNDLDRFVSFVEGIIRSFPGDEFSATPGEEILRSIRQLWLSGRPLREILPLNNRALEICRDHYGYRVPWVMNAAARYLAAEGSSEAEVCDRVALMVEIGVPTEIAAKVFMCGIRSRTAAVELSAYIPEEVARLSLSRIAEYMGSQDFVDSVQGRASPDAMLWLQNLVRSMQKPRSVPQIPEFRIRADPFPCSTIHVRKREGRVFLCSPDYRQTLVIGAPPDSPWHELANDLRVALERRDSGAWRLDIRDPRVRP
- a CDS encoding Hachiman antiphage defense system protein HamA, which gives rise to MTEAALKRHQAPAAIGSFGPVDILGPHPRPPSVFAEWLAAKDEYAARIAHRVLCERDCDPRPVIREVAQWLERHHTSRERLESLRRQAEILVRQGFPERASKLTPYPSKDVTRKGNLAEIILAEYICDSGEVKLPVYRLRHNPNIDEPMKGNDVLAFDLDSQPVRIVVGEAKFRGSASKEAVDGILEDLGRSCRNVVPVSLGFVAQMLYQEGKTELADRVNECYTLCLNDAVRLDYVGLLMSDERSAEMVRTHASSEIRRLLVISMGLRDPVGFCRECWTEVGQCGRDEPTEGA